The Halalkalibacter krulwichiae genome has a segment encoding these proteins:
- a CDS encoding DUF3891 family protein translates to MIIRERASEFVMISQHDHAFLSGEIAKYIQKRFFLSEEYIEEVLLAVFEHDRGWISIDEKPLWSESGLAPVSFAEYPHLAKLTAYQKGVDEVEVISLYAALLCSLHYCSFFTKATDDESLHFVKLEKERQSRIRKQLQVNTPVIRQHFRLLQFCDDFSLYICLNEPGIKRDDEHPWFKNGFINSGWLSNGEDIVAEWIDSENVKLSSFPFMKEFQASIDFKTVPKTGIHKWGIKKAFESCSKQKQFIRFCR, encoded by the coding sequence ATGATTATTCGTGAAAGAGCTTCTGAATTTGTTATGATTTCACAACATGATCATGCTTTCTTATCAGGGGAAATTGCTAAATATATTCAAAAGCGATTCTTTCTATCAGAAGAATACATTGAAGAGGTTTTATTAGCTGTGTTTGAACATGACCGTGGTTGGATTTCAATAGATGAGAAGCCGCTTTGGAGTGAAAGTGGCTTAGCGCCCGTTTCTTTTGCAGAATATCCTCACTTAGCTAAACTAACTGCTTACCAAAAAGGAGTTGATGAAGTAGAGGTTATCTCACTTTATGCAGCTTTATTATGTAGCCTTCATTACTGCTCATTTTTTACAAAGGCTACTGACGATGAGAGTCTTCATTTTGTTAAGCTAGAAAAGGAAAGGCAGTCGCGGATAAGGAAACAATTACAGGTCAATACACCCGTCATAAGACAGCATTTTCGTTTGTTACAATTTTGCGATGACTTTTCTTTGTATATTTGTTTAAATGAGCCAGGTATAAAAAGAGATGATGAACATCCTTGGTTCAAGAATGGCTTTATTAATAGTGGTTGGCTGAGTAACGGAGAAGATATAGTCGCAGAATGGATAGACAGCGAAAATGTAAAGTTGAGCTCTTTCCCTTTTATGAAGGAGTTTCAAGCGTCAATAGACTTTAAAACTGTTCCTAAAACGGGAATCCATAAATGGGGCATAAAAAAAGCATTTGAAAGTTGTTCAAAACAAAAGCAATTTATCCGGTTTTGTCGTTAG
- a CDS encoding sigma factor G inhibitor Gin: protein MPKTNIMKMRLEKRCVICEKRAQEGIMIASSLICSPCEKAIVQTEETDELYNRYVEKMKSLSSQYI, encoded by the coding sequence ATGCCGAAGACTAATATTATGAAGATGCGGCTGGAAAAAAGATGTGTCATTTGTGAAAAAAGAGCACAAGAGGGAATTATGATTGCAAGCTCACTTATTTGTTCTCCATGTGAAAAAGCAATTGTTCAAACTGAGGAAACCGATGAATTGTATAACAGGTATGTAGAAAAAATGAAGTCATTGTCTTCGCAATATATTTAA
- a CDS encoding SDR family oxidoreductase, producing MDKQIVLITGSSSGFGYLTTLELAKRGYLVIATMRDLTKKTALIHQAKQLNITENIITIQLDVTDETQLQKLEDTIKQRFGKIDILINNAGYSVGGVTEQIDVNTWKAQLETNVFGVIAVTKAFLPLMRERRAGKIINIGSISGQFGFPGLGPYVTSKFALSGFSESLRLELLPFNIHVSLIEAGSFKTKIWTKALNQKSSYHNEDYDQFVSNVRQAANRSADDAEDPQKVIHVILQICTAERPKFRYQVGKGVKRLLALKNFLPWPIIEWAIQKKLYNQKRPKS from the coding sequence ATGGATAAACAAATTGTCCTTATCACCGGTTCAAGTAGCGGCTTTGGTTATTTAACTACATTAGAGCTCGCTAAACGTGGTTATTTAGTAATTGCCACAATGAGGGATTTAACTAAGAAAACAGCACTAATACACCAAGCAAAGCAGTTAAACATAACTGAAAACATCATTACTATACAGCTCGATGTTACTGATGAGACCCAACTTCAAAAGCTAGAGGATACGATTAAACAACGCTTCGGGAAAATTGATATTTTAATTAATAATGCCGGGTATAGCGTTGGTGGTGTGACAGAACAGATTGATGTTAATACGTGGAAGGCACAATTAGAAACAAACGTATTTGGAGTTATTGCTGTGACAAAAGCCTTCTTACCCCTCATGAGAGAACGAAGAGCAGGGAAAATTATTAACATTGGCAGTATTAGCGGTCAATTTGGCTTTCCTGGCCTTGGACCCTATGTAACCTCAAAATTTGCGTTAAGTGGCTTTAGTGAGTCTCTTCGACTTGAGTTACTCCCTTTCAACATTCATGTTAGTTTAATAGAAGCTGGTTCATTTAAGACGAAGATTTGGACCAAAGCATTAAATCAAAAATCGTCATATCACAATGAAGATTATGACCAGTTTGTATCAAATGTCCGACAAGCTGCCAATAGATCAGCTGACGATGCAGAAGACCCACAAAAGGTCATTCATGTAATCTTACAAATATGTACAGCCGAACGACCAAAGTTCCGCTATCAAGTTGGTAAAGGTGTAAAGCGATTGCTTGCATTAAAGAATTTCTTGCCCTGGCCCATTATCGAGTGGGCTATCCAAAAAAAACTGTATAACCAAAAAAGACCAAAGAGCTAA
- a CDS encoding aminotransferase class I/II-fold pyridoxal phosphate-dependent enzyme, with amino-acid sequence MPIIEALQKHKKNNPTSLHVPGHKNGRIFHPALAADFENILPYDLTELEGLDDLQAPTGIIMQAQQKAAQLYKAQETFFLVGGTTVGNLAMVYSLFEPGDIILIQRNSHKSIFNAVQVAGVTPVLLSPEFDRETGIPIGLALETIIEALEKYPDAKGLVITYPNYFGVSLDMKTVISEAKQHGLLVLADEAHAAHYCTSDCFPRSTLELGADVVTQSAHKMLPALTMSSFLHISDKLNQERRHRIKEALAIFQSSSPSYLLMASLDGARAYIESLDDLKIKEIIEGVTRVKAELAKIKQLKVVEWDESYLLDPLKVTIRTTTKLSGFDLQKIFYRHQLYTELADDKHVLLVFGLGHHNVSNEALEQLSQELSSYEVLEARSSKNEIICYRKSQQINVTSREMYSLPKKRISLENAVGFIAAEAIIPYPPGIPIVVPGEEIDEAIIIEVKKLKQAGARFQTEREVVDVLVIDSEDIDE; translated from the coding sequence ATGCCAATCATTGAGGCTTTACAAAAGCATAAAAAAAATAATCCTACTTCTTTACATGTACCTGGACATAAAAATGGACGTATCTTTCATCCGGCATTAGCTGCTGACTTTGAAAATATCCTGCCTTATGATCTTACAGAACTTGAAGGACTTGATGATTTACAGGCGCCAACAGGCATCATTATGCAGGCTCAACAAAAAGCTGCTCAATTATATAAGGCCCAAGAAACCTTCTTTTTAGTTGGAGGTACAACAGTAGGAAACTTGGCGATGGTTTATAGCTTGTTTGAGCCTGGTGATATTATATTGATTCAACGTAATAGTCATAAGTCAATTTTTAATGCAGTACAGGTTGCAGGTGTAACACCAGTTCTTTTATCACCTGAGTTTGATAGAGAGACCGGAATACCAATTGGTTTAGCACTTGAAACAATAATAGAGGCATTAGAAAAATATCCCGATGCGAAAGGTCTTGTGATAACGTATCCTAATTATTTTGGAGTTAGTTTAGACATGAAAACTGTTATTAGTGAGGCTAAACAGCATGGATTACTCGTATTAGCAGATGAAGCCCATGCGGCTCATTACTGTACAAGTGATTGTTTTCCACGGTCGACATTGGAACTTGGGGCAGACGTTGTAACGCAATCTGCCCATAAGATGCTTCCTGCTCTGACGATGAGTTCCTTTTTACATATTAGCGATAAACTAAATCAAGAAAGGCGGCATAGGATAAAGGAGGCGTTAGCAATCTTCCAATCAAGCAGCCCTTCTTATTTGCTTATGGCCTCACTTGATGGCGCTCGAGCTTATATTGAATCACTAGATGATTTAAAAATTAAAGAAATAATTGAAGGAGTCACACGGGTAAAGGCAGAATTAGCTAAAATCAAACAACTAAAAGTCGTGGAATGGGATGAGAGCTATCTTTTAGACCCATTAAAAGTTACAATAAGGACAACAACTAAGCTTTCAGGATTTGATTTGCAAAAGATCTTTTATCGACATCAACTTTATACAGAATTAGCAGATGATAAGCATGTCTTACTCGTTTTTGGTTTAGGTCATCATAACGTATCAAATGAAGCGCTCGAGCAATTGTCTCAAGAGCTCAGTTCTTATGAAGTACTGGAAGCACGTAGCTCAAAAAATGAAATAATTTGTTACAGGAAAAGCCAACAAATAAACGTTACTAGTAGAGAAATGTATTCTTTACCAAAGAAGCGGATTTCTTTAGAAAATGCAGTAGGGTTCATTGCAGCGGAAGCAATTATACCATATCCGCCGGGAATTCCTATCGTTGTACCAGGTGAAGAAATAGATGAAGCTATTATAATAGAAGTTAAAAAGCTAAAACAGGCAGGAGCAAGATTTCAGACTGAAAGAGAAGTAGTGGATGTTTTGGTTATTGATTCGGAGGATATTGATGAGTAA
- the tmk gene encoding dTMP kinase, with translation MSKGLFITVEGGEGAGKTTVLDRIEAKLLEEGLDVVRTREPGGIKIAEQIRNVILDVTHTEMDSRTEALLYAAARRQHLVEKVLPAIDAGQIVLCDRFIDSSLAYQGYARQIGFDEVKAINEFAIEGYLPDLTLFFDVDPKVGLTRIDLDQSREINRLDQEKLDFHQRVRDGYQKVMNVYPNRIKRINANLSIDEVFTQAMKEIKRYVDVRR, from the coding sequence ATGAGTAAAGGATTATTTATTACGGTTGAAGGTGGAGAAGGAGCAGGAAAAACAACTGTTTTGGATCGTATTGAAGCAAAACTATTGGAAGAGGGCTTGGATGTTGTTCGGACACGTGAGCCGGGGGGAATAAAAATAGCTGAACAAATTCGCAATGTTATTTTAGATGTGACCCATACCGAAATGGATAGCCGAACGGAAGCATTATTATATGCTGCAGCTCGAAGACAGCATCTTGTTGAAAAGGTATTACCCGCGATAGATGCAGGTCAAATTGTTTTATGTGATCGTTTTATAGATAGCAGCTTAGCTTATCAAGGCTATGCACGCCAAATTGGGTTTGATGAAGTGAAGGCAATTAATGAATTTGCGATTGAAGGGTATTTGCCTGATTTGACGTTATTTTTTGATGTTGATCCAAAAGTAGGGCTGACTCGAATTGATTTAGATCAAAGCCGTGAGATTAACAGGCTCGATCAGGAAAAGTTGGATTTCCATCAGCGTGTTCGCGACGGGTATCAAAAGGTAATGAATGTCTACCCAAATCGAATTAAAAGGATTAATGCCAATCTTTCTATTGATGAAGTTTTTACACAAGCAATGAAAGAAATTAAGCGTTATGTTGATGTAAGACGATAA
- a CDS encoding cyclic-di-AMP receptor, which translates to MKLIMAVIQDKDSNRLSDALVKADYRATKLASTGGFLKAGNTTFLIGTEDEKVEDVMKIIKENCQSRDQLVAPISPMGGNADSYVPYPVEVQVGGATVFVLPVEQFEQF; encoded by the coding sequence ATGAAATTAATTATGGCTGTCATTCAAGATAAGGATAGCAATCGACTTTCAGACGCTCTAGTCAAAGCAGATTATCGTGCTACGAAATTAGCAAGTACAGGTGGTTTCTTAAAAGCAGGGAATACAACTTTCTTAATCGGAACAGAGGATGAAAAGGTAGAAGACGTCATGAAGATCATTAAAGAAAACTGTCAAAGTCGAGATCAGCTCGTTGCTCCTATTTCTCCAATGGGTGGAAATGCAGATTCATATGTACCTTACCCTGTTGAAGTGCAAGTAGGCGGAGCGACAGTTTTTGTATTGCCAGTTGAACAATTTGAGCAATTTTAA